One Candidatus Afararchaeum irisae genomic window carries:
- a CDS encoding CoA pyrophosphatase, with protein sequence MSGLKEVLRNRSSSRIHDEKLKRSAVVVPAYYDDERGGHGVLLMRRSDDLPRHAGQISFPGGRMESDDSGLAETALRELHEEVGMPPEKVDLLGTLDDVTTTTAYSIRPYVGCISYPYSFEIQESEVAELIHAPVSDLTHPSVYEKRYKNGRDVHYFHYEDYTIWGATARILAQFLELAYDWSP encoded by the coding sequence ATGAGTGGCTTGAAAGAGGTTCTCAGAAACAGAAGCTCAAGCAGGATACACGACGAAAAGCTCAAGCGGAGCGCGGTAGTCGTGCCCGCTTACTACGACGACGAACGCGGGGGACATGGGGTTCTTCTGATGCGGAGGTCCGACGACCTCCCGCGCCACGCGGGGCAGATAAGCTTCCCGGGGGGACGTATGGAGTCCGATGACTCGGGTCTCGCCGAGACCGCACTCAGAGAGCTTCATGAGGAGGTGGGGATGCCTCCCGAGAAGGTCGACCTTCTCGGAACACTCGACGACGTGACCACGACGACCGCTTACTCGATACGTCCGTACGTCGGCTGTATCTCGTATCCCTACAGCTTCGAGATACAGGAGTCGGAGGTCGCCGAACTGATACACGCTCCCGTCTCCGACCTCACACACCCTTCTGTCTACGAGAAGAGGTACAAGAACGGAAGGGACGTCCATTACTTCCATTACGAGGACTACACTATCTGGGGCGCGACAGCGAGGATTCTCGCACAGTTCCTCGAACTCGCCTACGACTGGTCTCCTTAG
- a CDS encoding ribonuclease H-like domain-containing protein, with amino-acid sequence MRIQNSFIPVRGVGEKTERKLWKNGVTTWEEFEETGLRHVGETTAERVLDYIDEARDRLDRGDASFFGDSFPSGEEWRLYSNFDDETCFLDIETTGLSKEDNRVTTVSFHVGDETQTLVRGEDLGRSEIERRLSEASLLVTFNGKRFDVPFLEHSFGLDVETPHIDLMYPCRRLDPSLSGGLKAVEDELGVERPGSEEVDGADAVRLWHRYEDGDDEALEKLVRYNRYDTRNLRQVLDEVHSRLSREVFDPHVSV; translated from the coding sequence ATGAGGATACAGAACTCCTTCATACCCGTCAGGGGCGTCGGAGAGAAGACAGAGAGAAAGCTCTGGAAGAACGGCGTGACGACATGGGAAGAGTTCGAGGAGACCGGACTACGTCACGTTGGAGAGACGACCGCCGAACGTGTCCTCGACTACATCGACGAGGCGCGCGACAGACTCGACCGGGGGGACGCGTCCTTCTTCGGCGACTCGTTCCCTTCGGGCGAGGAGTGGCGTCTCTACTCCAACTTCGACGACGAGACGTGTTTCCTCGACATAGAGACGACGGGTCTGAGCAAGGAGGATAACAGGGTTACGACTGTGAGCTTCCACGTCGGAGATGAGACTCAGACACTCGTGAGAGGAGAAGACCTCGGGAGGTCAGAGATCGAGAGACGTCTCTCGGAGGCGAGCCTTCTCGTGACATTCAACGGAAAGAGGTTCGACGTCCCGTTTCTCGAACACAGCTTCGGTCTCGACGTCGAGACACCCCACATAGACCTGATGTACCCGTGTAGGCGTCTCGACCCGTCTCTGTCGGGCGGTCTCAAGGCTGTCGAGGACGAACTCGGCGTCGAACGTCCGGGAAGCGAGGAGGTCGACGGCGCTGACGCCGTACGTCTCTGGCACAGATACGAGGACGGCGACGACGAGGCTCTCGAAAAGCTCGTGCGTTACAACAGGTACGACACCCGGAACCTCAGACAAGTTCTCGATGAGGTTCACTCACGTCTGTCGCGTGAGGTGTTTGATCCACATGTCAGCGTGTGA
- the lpdA gene encoding dihydrolipoyl dehydrogenase, whose product MVVGEFSIETESVVIGGGPAGYLAAIRLSQLGNEVTLVEKRRDLGGVCLNEGCIPSKSLIHAAGVYHDSVSSSEMGVVADVEDVSLDFGRLQTWKDGVVDRLTSGVESLEDANGVDVLRGEAVFDSENEVRVVGDEGTDIIEFESCVIATGSEPIEVPSLPTSHEGVVDAKGALELEEVPDRLAVVGGGYIGTELGTAYAKLGSEVTVIESLDRILSNVPEDVVEPVRHRADEIGVEIKTDARAEGIETNEDGSVTLSVSVADDEREIEADVVLVAVGRQPTTAGLRLEKAGVETDDDGYIHADDQMRTSNPSVFAAGDVAGEPLLAHKAYHEAKVAAEVISGEASAAEFVVPSVIYTDPEIATVGMTQEDADDRGYDVGVGRFPFSASGRALTKARDNGFVKVVVDSETEAILGAQMVGDGVSELISEATLAVEMGALVSDVSMTVHPHPTVSEAFREACEDAVGESIHKP is encoded by the coding sequence ATGGTAGTAGGTGAGTTCAGCATTGAGACCGAGTCGGTCGTGATCGGCGGTGGGCCGGCGGGATACCTCGCCGCAATACGTCTCTCACAGCTCGGGAACGAAGTGACTCTCGTTGAGAAGAGGAGGGATCTCGGAGGCGTCTGTCTCAATGAGGGCTGTATACCCTCGAAGTCACTGATACACGCCGCCGGCGTCTACCACGACTCCGTAAGCTCGTCGGAGATGGGGGTAGTAGCCGACGTGGAAGACGTCAGCCTCGACTTCGGAAGACTCCAGACGTGGAAGGACGGCGTCGTCGACCGTCTGACTTCGGGAGTCGAGTCACTCGAAGACGCGAACGGGGTCGACGTCCTGAGAGGCGAGGCGGTCTTCGACTCGGAGAACGAGGTTCGCGTGGTCGGCGACGAGGGCACCGACATAATCGAGTTCGAGAGCTGTGTAATAGCTACGGGATCGGAGCCCATCGAGGTGCCGAGCCTGCCGACTAGCCACGAGGGGGTCGTAGACGCGAAGGGCGCACTCGAACTCGAAGAGGTTCCAGACAGGCTCGCAGTAGTCGGAGGAGGCTACATAGGTACCGAGTTAGGCACGGCTTACGCGAAGCTCGGCTCCGAGGTTACCGTTATAGAGTCGCTCGACAGGATTCTGTCGAACGTGCCCGAAGACGTCGTCGAGCCCGTGAGACACAGAGCCGACGAGATCGGAGTCGAGATAAAGACGGACGCACGTGCAGAGGGTATAGAGACGAACGAGGACGGCTCGGTGACGTTATCCGTCTCAGTCGCCGACGACGAACGTGAGATAGAGGCGGACGTCGTACTGGTCGCAGTCGGAAGACAGCCGACCACCGCGGGACTACGTCTCGAAAAAGCAGGTGTTGAGACCGACGACGACGGCTACATACATGCCGACGATCAGATGAGGACGTCGAACCCGTCGGTATTCGCGGCGGGGGACGTCGCGGGCGAGCCACTTCTCGCACACAAGGCGTACCACGAGGCTAAGGTCGCCGCTGAGGTCATCTCGGGCGAGGCGTCGGCGGCGGAGTTCGTGGTTCCGTCGGTGATCTACACCGATCCTGAGATTGCCACCGTGGGTATGACCCAGGAAGACGCAGACGACAGAGGATACGATGTCGGAGTCGGCAGGTTCCCGTTCTCGGCGTCGGGACGCGCCCTAACTAAGGCGAGAGACAACGGCTTCGTGAAGGTCGTAGTTGACTCTGAGACAGAGGCGATACTCGGAGCACAGATGGTCGGCGACGGCGTCTCGGAGCTAATCTCGGAGGCGACACTAGCAGTCGAGATGGGTGCTCTCGTCTCCGACGTATCTATGACTGTACATCCACACCCCACGGTCTCGGAGGCATTCAGGGAAGCGTGTGAGGACGCCGTCGGCGAGTCTATACACAAGCCATGA
- a CDS encoding dihydrolipoamide acetyltransferase family protein, whose product MVTEFEFPDVGEGVTEGTLLEWQVDEGDAVEEDDVLAQVETDKAVVDVPSPTTGTVSELHADPGDVVKVGEVIVTINGDEEDEETTEEATGETAPKDEAEEKDTEEEEAEEPTDKDGESEPEKEPKTTKKTLAAPSTRKLAREKGIEIDEIEGTGPGGRVTKDDVRSFAETESEKEVAEVVEEEEPETEKEEAPEFSGRRFEPKEYDFERWGDVERTPLSGTRRSIANRTSRSKYTAPHVTATDDADVSKLVEIREKEKQKVEEKGVHLTYTPFVVKAVVAALKEYPLLNASIDEKTGEIVKKDYYNIGMAVATDDGLLVPNIKNADGKTVIEIAREINQLAERARSRDLELDDMRGGTFTISNWGSIGGKYGTPVINYPEVGILGTGVIDDEPVVVDGEVEVRKMMPLSLSFDHRIIDGAYAADFMNEVIDHLEDPDLLLIEG is encoded by the coding sequence ATGGTAACAGAGTTCGAGTTTCCCGACGTCGGAGAGGGCGTGACGGAAGGCACCCTACTCGAGTGGCAGGTCGACGAGGGCGACGCCGTCGAGGAAGACGACGTTCTCGCACAGGTCGAGACAGACAAAGCCGTAGTCGACGTACCTTCGCCGACGACCGGCACAGTCTCGGAGCTACACGCCGATCCCGGCGACGTCGTAAAGGTCGGCGAGGTCATAGTCACGATAAACGGCGACGAAGAGGACGAGGAGACGACCGAAGAAGCCACAGGAGAGACGGCTCCGAAAGACGAAGCCGAGGAAAAAGATACCGAAGAAGAAGAAGCCGAGGAACCCACAGACAAAGACGGCGAGTCGGAGCCGGAGAAAGAGCCGAAGACTACGAAGAAGACTCTCGCCGCGCCGTCGACACGTAAGCTCGCGCGTGAGAAGGGGATCGAGATAGACGAGATCGAGGGGACTGGTCCCGGAGGACGTGTCACTAAGGACGACGTGCGCAGCTTCGCCGAAACTGAGAGCGAAAAAGAAGTAGCCGAAGTGGTCGAGGAAGAAGAGCCCGAGACAGAGAAAGAAGAGGCTCCCGAGTTCTCGGGTCGGCGTTTCGAGCCCAAGGAGTACGACTTCGAGAGATGGGGTGACGTGGAGAGGACGCCTCTCTCGGGGACGAGACGGAGCATAGCCAACAGAACCTCGCGGTCGAAGTACACCGCCCCCCACGTCACAGCGACCGACGACGCCGACGTCTCGAAGCTCGTCGAGATACGTGAGAAGGAGAAACAGAAGGTCGAGGAGAAAGGCGTCCATCTCACCTACACGCCGTTCGTGGTCAAGGCAGTCGTCGCCGCACTCAAGGAGTACCCGCTCCTCAACGCGTCGATAGACGAGAAGACAGGCGAGATAGTCAAGAAGGACTACTACAACATCGGTATGGCGGTCGCCACCGACGACGGTCTCCTCGTGCCCAACATCAAGAACGCCGACGGCAAGACGGTGATCGAGATAGCGAGGGAGATAAACCAACTCGCAGAGAGGGCACGGAGCCGTGACCTCGAACTCGACGACATGAGAGGCGGCACCTTCACTATCTCGAACTGGGGTTCGATAGGGGGAAAGTACGGCACCCCCGTCATAAACTACCCCGAGGTCGGAATACTCGGAACCGGCGTCATAGACGACGAACCGGTCGTGGTCGACGGAGAGGTCGAGGTCAGAAAGATGATGCCGCTCTCGCTGTCGTTCGACCACCGTATAATCGATGGAGCCTACGCCGCCGACTTCATGAACGAGGTCATAGACCATCTCGAAGATCCCGACCTCCTACTAATAGAGGGATAA
- a CDS encoding HAD family phosphatase → MEHGSEAVVFDMDGVIVDSEVYWEPEKETIIDEALVSDDDKDEVSPEDLTGINVLDQYELLSERGYEMAVTEEEYFDLYDSRAEAIYTEKVSLTDGFDDLLNEIRERGLKTAISTSSFPSWVEMVLERFELEDSFDVVVSADEIDVEGKPEPDIYEYVASELGVNPEDCIVVEDSETGIESARRSGAYCIGYSASGDPDHLENADEVARDPESLRDAVVSKIEDAT, encoded by the coding sequence ATGGAACACGGATCTGAAGCCGTCGTATTCGACATGGACGGCGTGATCGTCGACTCCGAGGTCTACTGGGAGCCCGAGAAGGAGACCATAATCGACGAGGCTCTCGTCTCCGACGACGACAAGGACGAGGTCTCTCCCGAGGATCTGACAGGGATCAACGTCCTCGACCAGTACGAACTCCTCTCAGAAAGGGGATACGAGATGGCTGTGACTGAAGAGGAGTACTTCGACCTCTACGACTCGCGCGCTGAGGCGATCTACACCGAGAAGGTCTCTCTCACAGACGGATTCGACGACCTCCTCAACGAGATACGGGAGAGAGGTCTCAAGACAGCGATATCGACCTCCTCTTTTCCGTCGTGGGTGGAGATGGTTCTCGAAAGATTCGAACTCGAAGATTCGTTCGACGTCGTGGTCTCAGCCGACGAGATAGACGTCGAGGGGAAGCCCGAGCCCGACATATACGAGTACGTCGCTTCCGAACTCGGCGTCAACCCCGAGGACTGTATAGTCGTAGAGGACTCCGAGACGGGGATAGAGTCGGCGAGACGATCCGGTGCTTACTGTATAGGATACTCGGCGAGCGGCGATCCCGACCACCTTGAGAATGCCGACGAGGTCGCACGCGACCCCGAGTCTCTGAGAGACGCCGTGGTATCCAAGATAGAGGACGCGACATGA
- a CDS encoding YihY/virulence factor BrkB family protein: MLDPEKTWIPRLGSRLREVVETSRRKSLGTQAAALTYYGFVSLFPLVLLLLVAGSLTGLETVAIAAIESVSVYLSESGRRTLRQSVEVETSPTVGLIGLVGLLWGSLKFVRGLTESFRVLYEDYSRKTTHKSVLRTTRDSAAALFSVIAAVVTAAALRWLTRVLDVPDTGIALIGVLGLFFVFLPLYYFLPPVDVSLRHVYPGAVFASAGWTFLETAFGFYIDLASSSPSGYAAYGAVGVVLVFLTWLYLSFWVILLGGAVNLTLTLGRTQTKD; encoded by the coding sequence GTGTTGGACCCCGAGAAGACGTGGATACCGAGACTGGGATCGCGACTCCGTGAGGTAGTCGAGACATCGAGACGTAAGAGTCTCGGAACCCAAGCCGCAGCCCTAACCTACTACGGCTTCGTCTCACTCTTCCCTCTGGTTCTACTCCTTCTCGTAGCCGGGAGTCTTACTGGACTTGAGACAGTCGCTATCGCGGCGATAGAATCCGTCAGCGTCTATCTCTCGGAGTCGGGACGCCGGACTCTGAGACAGTCGGTCGAGGTCGAGACCAGCCCGACGGTGGGGCTGATCGGTCTCGTGGGTCTCTTATGGGGAAGTCTCAAGTTCGTCCGGGGTCTCACGGAGTCCTTCCGGGTTCTGTACGAGGACTACTCGCGAAAGACCACACACAAGTCAGTTCTCAGGACGACTCGTGACAGTGCTGCCGCCCTCTTCTCGGTCATAGCCGCGGTCGTCACAGCTGCGGCTCTCAGATGGCTGACACGTGTCTTGGACGTCCCGGATACCGGGATCGCTTTAATCGGAGTCTTGGGCTTGTTCTTCGTCTTCCTCCCTCTCTACTACTTCCTGCCACCCGTCGATGTGAGTCTGAGACACGTCTATCCCGGGGCTGTATTCGCGTCGGCGGGATGGACGTTTCTTGAAACAGCCTTCGGTTTCTATATCGATCTGGCTTCGTCGTCGCCGTCGGGGTACGCCGCCTACGGAGCCGTTGGGGTAGTCCTCGTCTTCCTGACGTGGCTCTATCTCAGCTTCTGGGTAATACTTCTCGGGGGTGCTGTGAACCTGACTCTGACTCTGGGGAGAACCCAGACAAAAGACTGA